The following are encoded in a window of Hippoglossus hippoglossus isolate fHipHip1 chromosome 23, fHipHip1.pri, whole genome shotgun sequence genomic DNA:
- the meig1 gene encoding meiosis expressed gene 1 protein homolog: MSCAAEDPPEPKSMSRAREWTAEVENLFRFQLAGYRDEVEYSQVKQGASVDKWPKSGFVKKLQRRDDTFYYYNRKRECQDREVHKVKVFTY; the protein is encoded by the exons ATGTCCTGTGCTGCTGAAGACCCCCCCGAGCCCAAGTCCATGAGCAGAGCCAGAGAGTGGACAGCAGAGGTGGAGAACCTGTTCCGATTCCAGCTGGCAGGGTACAGAGATGAAGTGGAGTATTCACAAGTCAAACAAGGGGCTTCG GTTGACAAATGGCCGAAGTCCGGCTTCGTGAAGAAGCTCCAGCGACGAGACGACACGTTTTATTACTACAACAGGAAACGTGAATGTCAGGACCGAGAAGTCCATAAAGTCAAAGTCTTCACATATTAG
- the dclre1c gene encoding protein artemis isoform X1 — protein MSSFAGRMKEYPALSLDRFDRDNIFSRAYFLSHCHKDHMKGLKGPLMKRKLQFSRTVRLYCSFVTKELLLSNPKYQFWTQFIVPLELESPTQISLVDEASGEKEEIVVTLLAAGHCPGSVMFLFEGSQGNVLYTGDFRFAVGDASRMELLHSGSRVKDIQSIYLDSTFYDSRFYQIPTREVCLNGISELIGNWISQSSYHVVWLNCRAAYGYEYLFTNLGETFNTQIHVKNLAMFKKMPEILSYVTTDRRTQIHACRHPQDEEYSQGNRLPCGCTAGDGTRLQIISIKPSTMWFGERTKKTNVIIKTGAFSYRACFSFHSSYSELKDFLTYLQPVNIYPSVIPICRTLTEVTQMLKLMCRNQSDQTAFVYKPLGVLKRSRMEQPTYDSGSDEDLFDGRDLAPVRRKMGLNQVEEVEKIQSHQRTAPPVSVDESLPLSVADTQSVARDYVDCTESNGEDEDDEEEEEPEGQGDIKPMKEEVTQAEENKMEAENKETPKWEDFFSAEMPTDSQNSHSQSCCSNATPSPSKMTSSQTPELFSDDDEEEETPENNDHEAFSLTLSASLSNHSSQNMDPCLPDTLILQPERERGEARTNPVAQRQEDDGLILQSEPEELSQSQASSDFDIPCTPESKAPRPDELSQLYQALASGEEDPIRKGSKGFA, from the exons ATGAGCTCGTTCGCAGGGCGGATGAAGGAATATCCCGCGCTGTCCCTGGACCGGTTCGACCGGGACAACATCTTCTCCCGGGCGTACTTCCTGTCCCACTGCCACAAAG ATCACATGAAGGGGCTGAAGGGGCCTCTGATGAAGAGGAAGCTTCAGTTCAG TCGCACCGTCCGGCTCTACTGCTCCTTTGTGACCAAAGAGCTTCTGCTCAGTAATCCAAAGTACCAGTTCTGGACCCAGTTCATA GTTCCACTGGAGCTGGAGAGTCCCACTCAGATTTCCCTAGTGGACGAGGCTTCAGGAGAG aaaGAAGAGATTGTGGTGACGCTGCTTGCTGCAGGTCATTGTCCCGGCTCGGTCAT gttccTGTTCGAGGGTTCTCAGGGAAACGTGTTGTACACAGGAGACTTCAGGTTCGCTGTTGGAGACGCGTCCCGGATGGAGCTGCTCCACTCGGGCAGCAG GGTTAAAGATATTCAGAGCATTTATCTGGACTCCACTTTCTACGACTCTCGCTTCTATCAAATACCCACTCGa gagGTGTGTCTGAATGGCATCTCGGAGCTCATTGGAAACTGGATCAGTCAGAGTTCTTATCACGTCGTGTGGCTCAACTGTAGAGCTGCGTATGGATACGAATACCTGTTCACCAACCTGGGAGAGACGTTCAACACTCAG atTCACGTCAAGAATCTGGCGATGTTCAAGAAGATGCCAGAGATCCTGAGCTATGTGACGACCGACCGCAGGACTCAGATTCACGCCTGTCGACACCCGCAG gatgAGGAGTATTCACAAGGCAACCGGCTGCCGTGTGGTTGCACCGCCGGCGACGGGACTCGTCTTCAAATCATCAGCATCAAACCGTCAACCATGTGGTTCGGGGAGAGAACCAAGAAAACCAACGTTATAATAAA AACAGGAGCCTTTTCCTACAGAGCCTGTTTCAGTTTCCACTCCTCCTACTCTGAg CTGAAAGACTTTCTGACGTATCTTCAGCCCGTCAACATCTACCCCAGCGTGATCCCTATTTGCCGGACACTGACTGAGGTCACACAGAT GTTGAAGCTGATGTGCAGGAACCAATCTGATCAGACAGCGTTCGTATATAAACCTCTGGGAGTCCTCAAACGCAGCAGGATGGAGCAACCTACCTAcg ATTCTGGCAGCGATGAGGACCTGTTTGACGGACGGGACCTGGCACcagtgaggaggaagatgggGCTGAACCAAGTAGAAGAAG TAGAGAAAATTCAGAGTCACCAgagaacagcgccccctgtaTCTGTGGATGAGTCTTTACCTCTGTCAGTCGCCGACACACAGTCTGTTGCACGAGACTACGTCGACTGCACCGAGTCCAatggtgaagatgaagatgatgaggaggaggaggagcccgAGGGACAGGGGGACATTAAACCGATGAAGGAGGAGGTGACACAAGCAGAAGAGAACAAGATGGAGGCAGAAAACAAAGAGACTCCAAAGTGGGAGGACTTCTTCTCTGCAGAAATGCCGACTGACAGCCAGAACAGCCATTCACAGTCCTGCTGCTCCAACGCCACGCCCTCCCCCTCCAAGATGACCAGCTCACAGACGCCCGAACTGTTCAGTGATGatgacgaagaagaagaaactccTGAAAACAACGACCACGAAGCCTTCAGCCTGACCCTGTCTGCCTCCTTGTCGAATCATTCCTCCCAGAACATGGACCCGTGTTTGCCCGACACCTTGATCCTCCAGCCGGAGCGAGAACGAGGAGAAGCGAGGACCAATCCAGTCGCTCAGAGGCAAGAGGACGACGGTCTGATCCTCCAATCAGAGCCGGAGGAGCTGTCACAGTCCCAGGCGTCGTCAGACTTTGACATTCCCTGCACGCCAGAGTCGAAGGCGCCACGACCAGATGAACTGTCACAGCTGTACCAGGCGTTGGCATCAGGAGAGGAAGACCCCATCAGAAAAGGAAGTAAGGGCTTTGCTTGA
- the dclre1c gene encoding protein artemis isoform X2 yields MSSFAGRMKEYPALSLDRFDRDNIFSRAYFLSHCHKDHMKGLKGPLMKRKLQFSRTVRLYCSFVTKELLLSNPKYQFWTQFIVPLELESPTQISLVDEASGEKEEIVVTLLAAGHCPGSVMFLFEGSQGNVLYTGDFRFAVGDASRMELLHSGSRVKDIQSIYLDSTFYDSRFYQIPTREVCLNGISELIGNWISQSSYHVVWLNCRAAYGYEYLFTNLGETFNTQIHVKNLAMFKKMPEILSYVTTDRRTQIHACRHPQDEEYSQGNRLPCGCTAGDGTRLQIISIKPSTMWFGERTKKTNVIIKTGAFSYRACFSFHSSYSELKDFLTYLQPVNIYPSVIPICRTLTEVTQMLKLMCRNQSDQTAFVYKPLGVLKRSRMEQPTYDSGSDEDLFDGRDLAPVRRKMGLNQVEEEKIQSHQRTAPPVSVDESLPLSVADTQSVARDYVDCTESNGEDEDDEEEEEPEGQGDIKPMKEEVTQAEENKMEAENKETPKWEDFFSAEMPTDSQNSHSQSCCSNATPSPSKMTSSQTPELFSDDDEEEETPENNDHEAFSLTLSASLSNHSSQNMDPCLPDTLILQPERERGEARTNPVAQRQEDDGLILQSEPEELSQSQASSDFDIPCTPESKAPRPDELSQLYQALASGEEDPIRKGSKGFA; encoded by the exons ATGAGCTCGTTCGCAGGGCGGATGAAGGAATATCCCGCGCTGTCCCTGGACCGGTTCGACCGGGACAACATCTTCTCCCGGGCGTACTTCCTGTCCCACTGCCACAAAG ATCACATGAAGGGGCTGAAGGGGCCTCTGATGAAGAGGAAGCTTCAGTTCAG TCGCACCGTCCGGCTCTACTGCTCCTTTGTGACCAAAGAGCTTCTGCTCAGTAATCCAAAGTACCAGTTCTGGACCCAGTTCATA GTTCCACTGGAGCTGGAGAGTCCCACTCAGATTTCCCTAGTGGACGAGGCTTCAGGAGAG aaaGAAGAGATTGTGGTGACGCTGCTTGCTGCAGGTCATTGTCCCGGCTCGGTCAT gttccTGTTCGAGGGTTCTCAGGGAAACGTGTTGTACACAGGAGACTTCAGGTTCGCTGTTGGAGACGCGTCCCGGATGGAGCTGCTCCACTCGGGCAGCAG GGTTAAAGATATTCAGAGCATTTATCTGGACTCCACTTTCTACGACTCTCGCTTCTATCAAATACCCACTCGa gagGTGTGTCTGAATGGCATCTCGGAGCTCATTGGAAACTGGATCAGTCAGAGTTCTTATCACGTCGTGTGGCTCAACTGTAGAGCTGCGTATGGATACGAATACCTGTTCACCAACCTGGGAGAGACGTTCAACACTCAG atTCACGTCAAGAATCTGGCGATGTTCAAGAAGATGCCAGAGATCCTGAGCTATGTGACGACCGACCGCAGGACTCAGATTCACGCCTGTCGACACCCGCAG gatgAGGAGTATTCACAAGGCAACCGGCTGCCGTGTGGTTGCACCGCCGGCGACGGGACTCGTCTTCAAATCATCAGCATCAAACCGTCAACCATGTGGTTCGGGGAGAGAACCAAGAAAACCAACGTTATAATAAA AACAGGAGCCTTTTCCTACAGAGCCTGTTTCAGTTTCCACTCCTCCTACTCTGAg CTGAAAGACTTTCTGACGTATCTTCAGCCCGTCAACATCTACCCCAGCGTGATCCCTATTTGCCGGACACTGACTGAGGTCACACAGAT GTTGAAGCTGATGTGCAGGAACCAATCTGATCAGACAGCGTTCGTATATAAACCTCTGGGAGTCCTCAAACGCAGCAGGATGGAGCAACCTACCTAcg ATTCTGGCAGCGATGAGGACCTGTTTGACGGACGGGACCTGGCACcagtgaggaggaagatgggGCTGAACCAAGTAGAAGAAG AGAAAATTCAGAGTCACCAgagaacagcgccccctgtaTCTGTGGATGAGTCTTTACCTCTGTCAGTCGCCGACACACAGTCTGTTGCACGAGACTACGTCGACTGCACCGAGTCCAatggtgaagatgaagatgatgaggaggaggaggagcccgAGGGACAGGGGGACATTAAACCGATGAAGGAGGAGGTGACACAAGCAGAAGAGAACAAGATGGAGGCAGAAAACAAAGAGACTCCAAAGTGGGAGGACTTCTTCTCTGCAGAAATGCCGACTGACAGCCAGAACAGCCATTCACAGTCCTGCTGCTCCAACGCCACGCCCTCCCCCTCCAAGATGACCAGCTCACAGACGCCCGAACTGTTCAGTGATGatgacgaagaagaagaaactccTGAAAACAACGACCACGAAGCCTTCAGCCTGACCCTGTCTGCCTCCTTGTCGAATCATTCCTCCCAGAACATGGACCCGTGTTTGCCCGACACCTTGATCCTCCAGCCGGAGCGAGAACGAGGAGAAGCGAGGACCAATCCAGTCGCTCAGAGGCAAGAGGACGACGGTCTGATCCTCCAATCAGAGCCGGAGGAGCTGTCACAGTCCCAGGCGTCGTCAGACTTTGACATTCCCTGCACGCCAGAGTCGAAGGCGCCACGACCAGATGAACTGTCACAGCTGTACCAGGCGTTGGCATCAGGAGAGGAAGACCCCATCAGAAAAGGAAGTAAGGGCTTTGCTTGA